Proteins encoded within one genomic window of Malassezia restricta chromosome VII, complete sequence:
- a CDS encoding protein cornichon: MNGEGWLFLFSILLTAILLFVMVFYVIMYSDLESDYINPIDLCTKLNQFTLPEMSAHAVLTLLFLLNGQWIALAINLPLFAFNANKVINKTYLLDATEIFRTLMSHKKESFVKLGFYLLTFFFYLYRMIMALVEE, from the exons ATGAACGGAGAAG GATGGCTTTTCCTATTCTCTATTCTTCTCACAGCCATTTTGCTGTTTGTGATGGTGTTTTAT GTCATTATGTACTCGGACCTTGAATCAGATTATATCAACCCGATTGATCTGTGCACCAAGCTCAACCAGTTTACGCTGCCGGAAATGTCGGCACATGCTGTTCTCACCCTACTGTTTCTGCTCAATGGACAGTGGATCGCCCTTGCGATCAATCTGCCTCTTTTCGCTTTCAATGCTAACAA GGTCATCAATAAGACATATTTGCTGGATGCAACAGAGATATTCCGCACGCTTATGAGTCACAAAAAGGAAAGTTTCGTCAAGCTGGGCTTTTACCTCTTGACATTCTTCTTTTACTTGTACCG TATGATTATGGCTCTCGTGGAAG AATAA
- a CDS encoding large subunit ribosomal protein L13 produces MSQRVGNTTLAFARVWHHVDARERVLGGLARSIAVTLMGKNKPVYDPSRDVGDYVVVTNAEHITVTGQKADKKLYRHHTMYPGGLKEIPFKTMMQTKPEQILRRAVSGMLPKNKLRDRRLERLKIYPNDAHPYEANIIKRY; encoded by the coding sequence ATGTCTCAGCGGGTGGGAAATACGACGCTCGCGTTCGCGCGCGTCTGGCAccacgtcgatgcgcgcgagcgtgTGCTAGGTGGACTCGCGCGCTCTATTGCCGTCACACTCATGGGCAAGAACAAGCCCGTGTACGATCCGTCCAGAGACGTAGGCGACTatgtcgtcgtcacgaACGCCGAGCACATCACCGTGACGGGCCAAAAGGCCGACAAGAAGCTGTACCGGCACCACACCATGTACCCAGGTGGTCTCAAAGAAATTCCATTCAAGACCATGATGCAGACGAAGCCCGAGCAGATCCTccgccgcgccgtctcTGGCATGCTGCCGAAGAacaagctgcgtgaccggcgtctcgagcgcctcaagATCTATCCCAACGACGCGCATCCCTACGAGGCGAATATCATCAAGCGCTACTAA
- a CDS encoding cofilin/tropomyosin-type actin-binding protein, whose translation MSSTVDVAASLPAALRAFRLSKSSSQGAALIVKIDKKRLLLEKEDEFDAISLDELQEELPEHSPRFVLLSYARQHEDGRTSYPLVLVYWAPATASMELSTLYTSALPTISAHADIGKVIDVRDGTLSIDVLEERLGRR comes from the coding sequence ATGTCCTCCAccgtcgacgtcgccgcctcgctgccggcggcgctgcgggcgTTTCGCCTGTCCAAGAGCTCGTcgcaaggcgcggcgctgatTGTCAAGATCGACAAGAAACGGCTGCTTCTCGAAAAAGAGGACGAATTCGATGCGATttcgctggacgagctgcaagAAGAGCTGCCTGAGCACTCGCCGCGCTTTGTTCTTCTATCGTACGCGAGGCAGCATGAAGACGGCCGCACGTCGTACCCGCTCGTGCTGGTGTACTGGGCGCCTGCTACGGCGAGCATGGAGCTCTCTACCCTGTACACGTCTGCCCTGCCTACGATCAGTGCGCATGCAGATATCGGCAAAGTCATAGACGTGCGTGACGGCACACTCTCGATCGacgtgctggaagagcgtcTCGGTCGTCGCTGA
- a CDS encoding NAD binding dehydrogenase family protein, whose protein sequence is MFVARALRPMLATAAMRRACTRTLCASPRVMRPTSQPTLSFDPSAKTAMDKQEPPAPGADFRVVIVGAGNINFGSDEGPWNHSFRLEHKLGPRLKVVALIDPDAERARRVLKTKCQSFVLSAYKDTVVYPTFKDYMASVCAETYPHAVWVGSPPAFRGGTEPGRNLEQLLTAGLPNVPLFIEKPVSTGAVDQTFEVAKMLEQNGSLVSVGYMLRYLKVVQKMKQIIAENDLHVMAVNARYIMAYEHTAKLDWWDKSKNPGPIVEQATHFCDLARYFAGEVDLSSVMAQSLEHYEPAGQLRKIPVDESLIEPANRIPRVTCATWKFESGAVGSLTHAVALQGTDYSTQIDVYADGYSLRLVDPYNAPMLYIRRPGDDHEEIVRYNDDDPFFSEVSSLIDCIEHGEGTSPILSSYEDAARTYALTWAIREASERTMRPRP, encoded by the coding sequence ATGTTTGTCGCCCGAGCCCTCCGACCCATGCTGGCCACAgcggcgatgcgccgcgcctgcacgcgcacgctctgcgcgtcgccgcgTGTGATGCGGCCCACGTCGCAGCCAACGCTGTCGTTCGATCCGAGCGCGAAAACAGCCATGGACAAGCAAGAGCCCCCGGCGCCCGGTGCCGACTTTCGTGTGGTGATTGTCGGTGCGGGCAACATCAACTTTGGTTCCGACGAAGGTCCGTGGAATCACTCGTTCCGTCTTGAGCACAAGCTCGGCCCGCGTCTCAAGGTCGTGGCGCTGATCGACCCtgacgccgagcgagcgcgccgcgtgctcAAGACCAAGTGTCAGTCGTTTGTGCTGAGTGCGTACAAGGACACGGTGGTGTACCCGACGTTCAAGGACTACATGGCGTCTGTGTGCGCCGAGACGTACCCGCACGCCGTGTGGGTTGGCTCGCCGCCCGCGTTCCGTGGTGGCACGGAGCCTGGCCGCAacctcgagcagctgtTGACGGCCGGCCTGCCGAATGTGCCGCTGTTCATCGAGAAGCCGGTGTCGACGGGTGCGGTGGACCAGACGTTCGAGGTCGCCAAGATGCTGGAGCAGAACGGCAGTCTCGTGAGTGTCGGCTACATGCTCCGCTACCTGAAGGTGGTGCAAAAAATGAAGCAGATCATCGCGGAGAACGACTTGCATGTGATGGCCGTCAATGCACGCTACATTATGGCGTACGAGCACACGGCGAAGCTCGACTGGTGGGACAAGTCCAAGAACCCGGGCCCGATCGTCGAGCAGGCCACGCACTTTTGCGACCTCGCGCGCTACTTTGCCGGCGAGGTCGATCTCAGCTCGGTCATGGCGcagtcgctcgagcacTACGAGCCGGCTggccagctgcgcaagaTCCCCGTGGACGAGTCGCTGATCGAGCCCGCGAACCGCATTCCGCGCGTGACATGCGCCACGTGGAAGTTTGAGTCGGGCGCCGTCGGCTCACTCACGCACGCCGTCGCGCTCCAGGGCACGGACTACTCGACGCAGATCGACGTGTACGCCGACGGCTACTctctgcgcctcgtggatCCCTACAATGCGCCCATGCTGTACATCCGCCGCCCCGGTGACGATCACGAAGAAATCGTGCGCTACAACGACGATGACCCCTTCTTCTCCGAGGTCTCGAGCCTCATCGACTgcatcgagcacggcgaAGGCACATCGCCCATCCTCAGCTCGTACGAAGACGCCGCTCGCACCTACGCCCTGACGTGGGCCATTCGCGAGGCCAGCGAGCGAACCATGCGTCCCCGGCCATAG
- a CDS encoding NAD binding dehydrogenase family protein has protein sequence MCAPGLPPRPGADVRLVIVGASQINFGSPEGPWNHSIRLERKLGPRLHVVALIDPVRENAEKVLRQKHASSAMSSYRDTAVYPDMHAYLATVTPDTRPHVVWIGSPPAFRGSMHEGRDIEKMLADALPGVGVFLEKPVSTSSVDDVMDVDRYIDGKLGPVSVGYMLRYLRVSQKLKQIISDNRLRVVAVNARYVIAYEHLTKQWWWNKSQSLGPVIEQATHFCDLARYFGGEVELDSIIAHSLEHFEPPSGLSKLAFDEEACIPAEERVPRVTSATWKYESGAVGSLMHVIALHGRDFFTEIDVFADGYSLRLCDAYNAPVLYVRRPGDDREEVYKYDDDDPFFSEVAGMLDAVEDPSQRHRILTSYDDAARTYAFTWAIRRASEACVAARHHSP, from the coding sequence atgtgcgcgccGGGgctgccgccgcgtccgGGCGCGGATGTGCGGCTGGTCATCGTAGGTGCGAGCCAGATCAACTTTGGCTCTCCAGAAGGTCCGTGGAATCACTCGATCCGTCTGGAGCGCAAGCTCGGCCCGCGTCTCCACGTCGTGGCGCTGATCGACCCCGTGAGGGAGAATGCAGAAAAGGTGCTTCGGCAGAAGCACGCATCTTCGGCGATGAGCTCGTACAGAGACACGGCCGTGTACCCTGATATGCACGCCTACCTCGCGACGGTGACGCCCGACACGAGGCCGCATGTGGTCTGGATCGGCTCGCCGCCCGCGTTCCGTGGCAGTATGCACGAGGGACGCGATATCGAAAAGATGCTGGCGGACGCACTTCCAGGCGTGGGTGTGTTCTTGGAGAAGCCcgtctcgacgagctcCGTGGACGacgtcatggacgtggaTCGATACATCGACGGCAAGCTGGGCCCGGTGAGTGTGGGCTACATGCTTCGATACCTTCGAGTCTCGCAAAAGCTGAAGCAGATCATCTCGGACAACCGCTTGCGTGTGGTGGCCGTCAATGCACGCTACGTGATTGCGTACGAGCACCTCACGAAGCAGTGGTGGTGGAACAAGTCCCAGAGCCTCGGCCCGGTGATTGAGCAAGCGACGCACTTTTGTGACTTGGCGCGCTACTTTGGCGGCGAAGTCGAGCTCGACTCGATTATTGCGCACTCCCTCGAGCACTTTGAGCCGCCGAGTGGGCTCAGCAAGCTCGCCTTTGACGAAGAGGCCTGCATCCCCGCCGAggagcgtgtgccgcgGGTGACGAGTGCGACGTGGAAGTACGAGTCGGGCGCGGTGGGCTCGCTCATGCATGTGAttgcgctgcatggccgcgaCTTTTTCACGGAGATCGACGTGTTTGCGGACGGATATTCGCTGCGTCTGTGTGATGCGTACAATGCGCCGGTGCTGTACGTGCGCCGCCCGGGCGACGACCGAGAAGAGGTGTACAAGtatgacgacgacgacccCTTCTTCTCTGAAGTAGCGGGCATGCTCGACGCCGTGGAAGACCCTTcgcagcggcacaggaTCCTGACCtcgtacgacgacgccgcgcgcacgtACGCATTTACGTGGGCGATCCGCCGCGCCAGCGAagcgtgcgtcgcggcgcgacaCCATAGTCCGTAA
- a CDS encoding DNA-binding protein — protein sequence MEQRAQRARQAMLSGPSLDGASWHAWPPAAEEHASAKRVAGDDDDMALAKRPRSDDGAAVVAATVEQQQQALAAMRELHPPPFDQHAPPIVLDASLPFVLEAPAPTPRTRKLRPEQEKARASFVAQHAGQTYEQMVLEHAYSSDRLYWLKEAYQLSWRTGRWSADEEDRATAALDKFCQHHQLSQAALDELIWHRRPDQKQLHEELWKHIALSVGTRPNYAVRMHIKSMRKDVLRGGHWTPEDVAALTSAVAELGHQWEKIGTRLGRSGNVCKHFWREQIQSRKAGPAPQGAFHPDEEEALRRTVLACCAEVGCAPDGPNLPWTLIHERLGPSPRRISVLSRKWRGMLSAERRSSDEQNARWYAPRDDHILLRRIRAQRKASAADIEFDKLASPDWQWPLYVIKKHWVVMLRKRAPPDPPASLDELLDTLARRVPSADQYKMLASGRRPGTSASR from the coding sequence ATGGAGCAACGGGCGCAGAgggcgcggcaggcgatGCTGTCCGGCCCGAGTCTGgatggcgcgtcgtggcatgCGTGGCCACCGGCCGCCGAGGAACATGCCAgcgcgaagcgcgtcgctggtgacgacgacgacatggcgctcgCCAAGCGGCCGCGCTccgacgacggcgcggcggtcgtggcCGCGACCgtggagcagcagcagcaggcgctcgcggcgatGCGGGAGCTGCATCCGCCGCCCTTTGAccagcacgcgccgccgatcgtgctcgatgcgtcgctgccgttcgtgctcgaggcgcccgcgcccacgccgcggACGCGCAAGCTGCGGCCCGAGCAGGAAAaggcacgcgcgtcgtttgtggcgcagcatgccgGGCAGACATATGAGCAgatggtgctggagcatgcGTACTCGAGTGACCGGCTCTACTGGCTGAAGGAGGCGTACCAGCTCTCGTGGCGCACCGGTCGATGGAGtgccgacgaagaggaCCGCGCGACggctgcgctcgacaagTTCTgccagcaccaccagctgtctcaggcggcgctcgacgagctcattTGGCACCGGCGCCCGGACcagaagcagctgcacgaggaGCTGTGGAAGCACATCGCCCTCTCGGTAGGCACGCGCCCGAACTATgctgtgcgcatgcacatcaagagcatgcgcaaggatgtgctgcgcggcgGGCACTGGACACCGGAGGAtgtggcggcgctcacgTCCGCGGTCGCTGAGCTCGGCCACCAGTGGGAGAAGAtcggcacgcgcctcggccgctCGGGCAACGTGTGCAAGCACTTTTGGCGCGAGCAGATCCAGAGCCGCAAGGCCGGCCCGGCGCCGCAGGGCGCGTTCCATCcggacgaggaagaggcgctgcggcggacggtgctggcgtgctgcgcggAGGTCGGCTGTGCGCCGGACGGCCCGAATCTGCCGTGGACGCtcatccacgagcgcctcggcccGTCGCCACGTCGGATCAGCGTCCTGAGCCGCAAGTGGCGCGGCATGCTCAGTgccgagcggcgcagctccgACGAGCAGAACGCGCGGTGgtacgcgccgcgcgacgacCATATCCTGCTGAGGCGCATccgcgcccagcgcaaGGCGTCCGCGGCGGACATTGAGTTCGACAAGCTCGCCTCGCCCGACTGGCAGTGGCCGCTGTACGTGATCAAGAAGCACTGGGTCGTGATGCTCCggaagcgcgcgccgcccgacCCGCCTGCCTCGCTGgatgagctgctggacacgctcgctcggcgcgtgccgtcgGCTGATCAGTACAAGATGCTGGCGTCCGGGCGCCGTCCCGGCACGTCCGCGTCCAGATAA
- a CDS encoding clathrin light chain: protein MAFEQGASDLTADFLQREKQAAGVLLGDDEALFGAPSAGEHDFERRAREFPALDDDGAFEAALSKSEEATAAQPVPVTSDEDRFRASYPDIDAPVSGLDAEDAQHAWEATAPRMQKETLYELERDVPAPAPEAEPAPPVTEPVDVGPTPFTYEALDEETEALRSWRERQADDVARREAQAERERAEAVSRAEREMDEFYANYRAQKEKNIKKNKEDEAQFQQQRQAELAEGTTWTRITKLLDLQHSQSKTIAKGGAGSSDLTRMKDLYLRLRREGDKAPGAAGY from the coding sequence ATGGCTTTCGAGCAGGGTGCGAGTGATCTGACGGCCGACTTTTTGCAGCGCGAGAAGCAGGCGGCGGgggtgctgctgggcgaTGATGAGGCGCTGTTTGGCGCGCCGAGTGCGGGTGAGCATGACTTtgagcgccgtgcacgcgaGTTTCCCGCGTTGGACGACGACGGTGCGTtcgaggcggcgctgtcgaAGAGTGAAGAGGCAACTGCTGCGCAGCCGGTGCCTGTGACATCGGACGAGGACCGCTTCCGTGCGTCGTACCCGGATATCGATGCGCCTGTCTCGGGTCTGGACGCCgaggatgcgcagcacgcgtgggaagcgacggcgccgcgcatgcaAAAAGAGACGCTGTATGAGTTGGAGAGGGACGTGCCGGCCCCTGCGCCGGAGGctgagccagcgccgccggtGACGGAGCCTGTGGACGTGGGCCCGACGCCGTTCAcgtacgaggcgctggacgaggagACGGAGGCTTTGCGTTCGTGGCGCGAGCGCCAAGcggacgacgtggcgcgccgcgaggcccaggcggagcgcgagcgtgctGAGGCTGtatcgcgcgccgagcggGAGATGGACGAGTTTTATGCCAACTACCGTGCGCAGAAGGAGAAGAATATCAAAAAGAACaaggaggacgaggcgcagttccagcagcagcggcaggccGAGCTGGCCGAGGGCACGACGTGGACGCGCATCACCAAGCTCCTCGATCTGCAGCATAGCCAGAGCAAGACGATCGCGAAgggcggcgctggctcgaGTGACCTGACGCGCATGAAGGACCTGTacctgcgcctgcgtcgcgaAGGCGACAAGGCGCCTGGTGCTGCCGGATACTAG
- a CDS encoding RNA-binding protein NOB1 → MTDRPATGIESLVLDAAPLLVQARIAGLADKYYIPASVVAELRDARARDYLHTLHTTGQIDLEVREPGAEALKMVMEFAKQTGDYAVLSKPDLHVLALTYALEVEAHGTWRIRQTVGGKTGQQLHEERRLEEKRVAQPQEGPKDAIQQRGRTEAQHDVHHGGHEAADGFTLVTKRAPRYHVADDEDDERAGEWITPDNIVQHKNKALGIVTEESSVEAPKKARRRRRGKGTPARMSVACMTGDFAVQNVLLQMGLYLVSVDGARIERVKSWVLRCHACYRICKDPERKFCPSCGNAALLRTSVTTTAGGHGDAGTMQVHLKPNFQYRNRGTVYALPMPKPGSASGGRPSGQSKNSGVPILREDQLEWQRAVARQKQQRQREERALQRQLEKGQDSLTARYADPDWLPDLLSGTHSQPLGELPAIGLGRKNPNERRRRRR, encoded by the coding sequence ATGACGGATCGGCCGGCGACGGGGATCGAGTCGCTGgtgctcgatgcggcgcccttgctcgtgcaggcgcgcatcgccgGACTGGCGGACAAGTACTATATCCCTGCCTCGGTGGTAGCAGAGCTGCGGGATGCGCGGGCGCGTGACTATTTGCATACCCTGCATACGACGGGTCAGATCGACCTCGAGGTGCGTGAGCCgggcgccgaggcgctcaaaATGGTCATGGAGTTTGCGAAGCAGACGGGTGACTATGCTGTGCTGTCGAAGCCTGATctgcatgtgctggcgCTCACGTATGCGCTGGAAGTCGAGGCTCATgggacgtggcgcatcCGTCAGACGGTCGGTGGCAAGACGgggcagcagctgcacgaagAGCGGCGCCTGGAGGAGAAGCGAGTCGCACAGCCGCAGGAGGGGCCGAAAGAcgcgatccagcagcggGGCCGAACAgaggcccagcacgacgtCCACCATGGGGGCCACGAGGCCGCAGACGGCTTCACGCTGGTCACGAAACGGGCCCCTCGATACCACGtcgcggacgacgaggatgacgagcgcgcTGGAGAATGGATCACGCCGGACAATATCGTACAGCACAAAAACAAGGCCCTGGGCATCGTCACCGAGGAATCGtccgtcgaggcgccgaaaaaggcgcgtcgtcgtcgtcgcggcaAGGGCACGCCGGCTCGCATGAGCGTGGCGTGCATGACAGGCGACTTTGCCGTGCAAAATGTACTTTTACAAATGGGACTCTACCTCGTGAgtgtcgacggcgcacgcatcgaGCGGGTCAAGAGCTGGGTCCTCCGATGCCACGCGTGCTACCGGATCTGCAAGGACCCCGAGCGCAAGTTCTGCCCGTCGTGCGGCAACGCCGCGCTGTTGCGCACCTCTGTCACGACGACCGCCGGCGGCCACGGCGACGCTGGCACCATGCAGGTGCATCTCAAGCCCAACTTCCAGTACCGCAACCGCGGCACGGTGTATGCCCTGCCGATGCCCAAGCCTGGCAGTGCGTCGGGCGGCCGACCGAGCGGACAAAGCAAGAACTCGGGCGTGCCGATTCTACGGGAAGACCAGCTCGAGTGgcagcgcgccgtcgcgcggcaaaagcagcagcgccagcgcgaGGAACGCGCGCTGCAGAGGCAGCTCGAAAAGGGGCAAGACTCGCTCACAGCACGCTACGCGGACCCCGACTGGCTGCCTGACCTGCTGAGCGGCACACACTCGCAGCCACTGGGCGAGCTGCCGGCGATTGGCCTTGGACGCAAGAACCCGAACGAGCGGCGACGAAGGCGTCGGTGA
- a CDS encoding structural maintenance of chromosomes protein produces MPTHPALSFRPGSIVRVACEHFVTYDAVEFRPGPHLNMIVGPNGTGKSTVVCAIALGLGWKPSVLGRAKDVASYVKLGHSQGWVEIELQGTESNVTIRRILFRESNTSDWMLQGVPASARQVHQAVSQFNIEVGNLCAFLPQDRVADFAAMTPSKLLQDTQHAAGHAQLSEWHAQLIDYGHQRAALDARLEQEQKEHDHLEERNAVLERDIRRYEERLDLEKRVAALQVRIVFAQYYDVKAQYDAARAKREEGKRALERLLQDQAPLERAVELANEKLEKAQVVMQTHKREADEAHTAILRLTASREELDTTLASLTEQEKQLEAHDAERHAAIEDMRTKIAEMERIIASDTPPGPLEPLDGQLRSRKAEHRVACDELHDMDTQCLELRTRQQRLSSQMDEARRSLDAVDTARHRRLQIMARADRDTFEAVQWLEHHQDLFERTVHEPVLLILQITRPEAARAIETCLSWPVQRTFVCETRADYDLFTRELIDKRKWRLNVVELESTRSTYTPPIPPSDLAALGFDAYAMDCVDAPNEVLKYLCSASNLHAIPISFRGDRVRPQDMEQYRAIRRYIVADTVFTTTYSSYGRKLPQTMSRVLKPLRNFAYQQDSSERERAEESMTSYQRQLDHLQSELERRQHDRTQHAQHCDALAQDLARIKDAHHELYTKHREWERREAKIAAQRANLAQEEAKPSITIQRRRIHAERHKLACDMAKISERLCRCLLSMTRANASSDVHGLAMLHVYADVEACRATLREHRTRVEEAETALRSVLDDFTAVKSQTKELQARAQQQWRNATDEVQAMVQSQAEDESVAQLEAQLARLQAQLEVPWGVGPSVLETFRERKEKILELQRSLEGGRAERERCVSAMQRVEEQWLPALETLIQAVNERFSAAFDRMKCAGEVRLARDATHYEKWGIDILVKFRDTERLQLLTGQRQSGGERSLATILYLLSLTELSRTPFSLVDEINQGMDPRAERAVHSQMVAMTCTPEAGQYFLITPKLLPGLAYHELMKVLIINNGEWLPERLPLRELIQKKRAAVAAGP; encoded by the coding sequence ATGCccacgcatccagcgctgTCCTTCCGGCCTGGATCGATCGTCCGTGTTGCATGCGAGCACTTTGTCACATATGACGCGGTCGAGTTCCGGCCCGGGCCGCACCTGAATATGATTGTGGGGCCCAACGGCACAGGGAAAAGCACGGTCGTGTGTGCTATCGCCCTGGGCCTGGGATGGAAGCCGAGCGTGCTAGGACGCGCCAAGGACGTCGCATCGTACGTCAAACTCGGCCACTCGCAGGGATGGGTCGAGATCGAGCTTCAAGGGACCGAGTCCAATGTGACCATCCGTCGCATCCTGTTTCGCGAGTCGAACACGAGCGATTGGATGCTGCAAGGCGTACCTGCGTCAGCTCGCCAAGTCCATCAGGCCGTGTCCCAGTTCAATATCGAAGTCGGCAACCTCTGTGCCTTTCTTCCCCAAGACCGCGTCGCAGACTTTGCGGCCATGACGCCATCCAAGCTCCTGCAAGATACCCAGCATGCCGCAGGTCACGCCCAACTGTCGGAATGGCACGCCCAGCTCATCGATTACGGCCATCAACGCGCCGCTCTCGATGCACGGCTTGAGCAAGAGCAAAAAGAACACGATCATCTAGAAGAACGCAACGCCGTTCTGGAGCGCGATATCCGCCGCTACGAAGAACGGCTCGATTTGGAGAAacgcgtcgctgccctGCAAGTACGCATCGTCTTTGCACAATACTACGACGTCAAGGCACAGTacgatgcagcgcgcgctAAGCGCGAAGAAGGAAAACGCGCCTTGGAGCGCCTCCTCCAGGACCAAGCGCCCTTggagcgcgccgtcgagctGGCGAACGAAAAGCTGGAAAAGGCCCAAGTCGTGATGCAGACGCACAAACGCGAAGCGGACGAAGCGCATACTGCGATTTTGCGCCTCACAGCCTCgcgcgaggagctcgatacgacgctggcgtcgtTGACAGAACAGGAAAAGCAGCTTGAAGCGCATGACGCAGAACGACACGCCGCCATCGAGGACATGCGTACAAAAATAGCCGAAATGGAGCGGATCATCGCTTCAGATACGCCGCCCGGCCCCCTCGAGCCGCTTGACGGCCAACTTCGCAGTCGTAAAGCCGAGCATCGCGTGGCCTGTGACGAATTACACGATATGGATACCCAATGCCTAGAGCTACGAACGAGGCAACAACGTCTGTCCTCTCAAATGGACGAGGCACGTCGGTCGCTTGATGCAGTCGACACGGCCCGGCATAGGCGCCTACAAATCATGGCTCGGGCTGATCGTGATACGTTCGAGGCCGTGCAATGGCTCGAGCATCATCAGGACTTGTTTGAGCGGACAGTGCATGAGCCCGTCCTCTTGATCCTTCAAATCACGCGCCCCGAAGCGGCACGGGCCATCGAAACATGCTTAAGCTGGCCCGTACAGCGCACCTTTGTGTGTGAGACGCGTGCCGATTACGACCTATTCACTCGCGAGCTCATTGATAAGCGCAAATGGCGTCTGAATGTGGTGGAGCTCGAGTCGACTCGGTCTACGTATACGCCTCCGATTCCGCCGAGTGACCTAGCTGCCCTCGGCTTTGATGCGTATGCCATGGACTGCGTCGATGCACCAAACGAAGTACTAAAGTACCTGTGCAGTGCTTCCAATCTTCACGCTATCCCCATCTCATTTCGCGGAGACCGCGTGCGACCGCAGGACATGGAACAGTACCGCGCCATTCGGCGGTATATCGTCGCTGATACCGTGTTTACCACAACCTACTCCAGCTACGGTCGAAAACTGCCACAGACCATGTCGCGTGTCCTCAAGCCATTGCGCAACTTTGCCTACCAGCAAGACTCGTCAGAACGCGAGCGTGCAGAGGAAAGCATGACTTCCTACCAACGCCAACTAGATCATCTCCAATCTGAGCTGGAGCGTAGGCAGCATGATCGAACGCAGCATGCTCAGCACTGCGACGCACTCGCTCAAGATCTCGCTCGCATCAAGGATGCGCACCACGAGCTCTATACCAAGCACCGCGAATGGGAACGACGGGAAGCCAAAATAGCCGCGCAACGCGCCAATCTTGCTCAAGAAGAGGCCAAACCATCCATCACTatccagcgccgccgtaTTCATGCTGAGCGACACAAACTGGCATGTGACATGGCCAAAATTTCCGAGCGTCTCTGTCGGTGCCTCTTGTCCATGACACGCGCCAATGCCTCGTCAGATGTACACGGACTAGCCATGCTGCATGTGTATGCGGACGTCGAAGCGTGTCGAGCCACGCTGCGCGAACACAGGACGCGCGTAGAAGAAGCCGAAACGGCACTACGCTCGGTTCTGGACGACTTCACCGCTGTCAAGTCCCAGACCAAAGAACTACAAGCGCGTGCACAGCAACAATGGCGGAATGCTACCGACGAGGTTCAAGCTATGGTACAATCACAAGCCGAAGACGAATCGGTTGCGCAGCTAGAAGCACAGCTCGCGCGTCTTCAGGCCCAACTTGAAGTGCCATGGGGTGTTGGGCCCAGCGTATTGGAAACGTTCCGCGAACGCAAAGAAAAGATCCTTGAGCTCCAACGGTCTCTGGAAGGAGGACGCGCGGAACGAGAAAGGTGCGTCTCGGCTATGCAGCGCGTAGAAGAACAGTGGCTTCCGGCCCTGGAAACGCTTATACAGGCCGTAAATGAGCGCTTTTCCGCTGCGTTTGATCGGATGAAGTGTGCAGGCGAAGTTCGACTCGCACGCGATGCGACCCACTATGAAAAATGGGGCATTGATATCCTGGTCAAATTTCGCGATACTGAGCGGCTGCAGCTGCTTACTGGACAGCGGCAATCGGGCGGTGAACGATCCCTTGCGACCATCCTATACCTACTGAGCCTAACAGAGCTCTCACGCACGCCCTTTTCGCTCGTGGATGAGATCAATCAAGGCATGGACCCACGCGCTGAGCGCGCCGTCCACAGCCAGATGGTTGCCATGACATGCACGCCGGAAGCCGGACAGTACTTTTTGATCACGCCCAAACTCTTACCTGGACTTGCCTATCACGAGCTTATGAAAGTACTTATCATCAACAACGGTGAATGGCTGCCGGAGCGACTGCCGCTGCGCGAATTGATTCAGAAGAAACGAGCTGCCGTCGCAGCTGGTCCATAG